In the Actinomycetota bacterium genome, one interval contains:
- a CDS encoding Ku protein, producing MKALWKGAITFGLISIPVRLYSAVQEKRPKFHLLHEEDRGRIKYQRICSKCGKEVSWDDLVKGYEVSKDHYVDFSEDELEALGVDSVSAIDVVSFVPLTSIDPVYFNKTYYVAPEPSGLKAYRLLAEALEAEGQVGVAKVAFREKEHLATIRLKDDVFVLETMHWPDEIRAPEFEELDKSVKIRDAEVKMARQLVQQLSNEFNPNEFEDDYRKAVEALIEKKVEGEEITVAPPPTEEPTKVVDLMEALRASVDEAKKRKPKPEEDAPKKKPAARKRASAS from the coding sequence GTGAAAGCTCTCTGGAAAGGCGCCATCACCTTCGGCCTGATCAGCATCCCCGTCCGCCTGTATTCGGCGGTGCAGGAGAAGCGCCCCAAGTTCCACCTCCTCCACGAAGAGGACCGCGGCCGCATCAAGTACCAGCGCATCTGTTCCAAATGCGGCAAAGAGGTCTCCTGGGACGACCTGGTCAAGGGCTATGAGGTCTCGAAGGACCACTACGTCGACTTCTCCGAGGACGAGCTGGAGGCCCTAGGCGTGGACTCGGTGAGCGCCATCGACGTCGTCTCGTTCGTGCCGCTGACGTCGATCGACCCGGTCTACTTCAACAAGACGTACTACGTGGCACCGGAGCCCTCGGGACTGAAGGCCTACCGCCTGCTGGCGGAGGCGCTGGAGGCCGAGGGCCAGGTCGGGGTCGCGAAGGTTGCCTTCCGCGAGAAGGAGCACCTGGCAACGATCCGGCTGAAAGACGACGTGTTCGTGCTGGAGACGATGCACTGGCCCGACGAGATCCGTGCGCCCGAGTTCGAAGAGCTCGACAAGAGCGTGAAGATCCGCGACGCCGAGGTGAAGATGGCGCGCCAGCTCGTCCAACAGCTCTCCAATGAGTTCAACCCCAACGAGTTCGAGGACGACTACCGCAAAGCGGTGGAGGCTCTGATCGAGAAGAAGGTGGAGGGCGAGGAGATCACCGTCGCTCCCCCACCGACCGAAGAGCCGACCAAGGTCGTCGACCTGATGGAGGCGCTGCGCGCGTCGGTCGACGAGGCGAAGAAGCGCAAGCCGAAGCCCGAGGAGGATGCTCCGAAGAAGAAGCCGGCGGCGCGCAAAAGGGCCTCTGCCTCCTAG
- a CDS encoding RNA polymerase sigma factor SigF, with amino-acid sequence MNDRATLSKDEVRSLFEAYRAAGRNEQPALREQLVEQHIGLVEFLARRFRNRGEPLEDLVQVGTIGLLKAIERFDLEREVEFSTYATPTIVGELKRHFRDKGWAVRVPRRLQELHLELTKVVGHLGQDLGRSPTVPEIAHSMGTTEEAVLEGLEIAQAYNFTSLDAPIDTDDGGSTSFADQLGEDDEHLENLEYRASLAPEMAKLPERERKILYLRFFKGLTQSEIAERLDISQMHVSRLLNRTLANLRHALEDE; translated from the coding sequence GTGAACGACCGCGCAACGCTGTCCAAAGATGAGGTGCGTTCACTGTTCGAGGCATATCGGGCCGCGGGGCGCAACGAGCAGCCGGCGCTGCGCGAGCAACTGGTCGAGCAACACATCGGTCTGGTGGAGTTCCTGGCTCGCAGGTTCCGCAACCGCGGCGAGCCGCTGGAAGACCTAGTACAGGTGGGGACGATCGGGCTTCTCAAGGCGATCGAGCGGTTCGATCTCGAGCGCGAGGTCGAGTTCTCGACCTACGCGACTCCGACGATCGTGGGCGAGCTGAAGCGGCACTTCCGCGACAAGGGGTGGGCGGTGCGCGTTCCGCGCCGCCTGCAAGAGCTCCACCTCGAGCTGACGAAGGTCGTAGGGCACCTCGGGCAAGACCTGGGTCGCTCACCGACCGTGCCCGAGATCGCCCACTCGATGGGAACCACGGAGGAAGCGGTGCTGGAGGGGCTCGAGATCGCGCAGGCATACAACTTCACCTCCCTGGACGCTCCGATCGACACCGACGACGGCGGATCGACGTCGTTCGCGGATCAGCTGGGAGAAGACGACGAGCACCTCGAGAACCTGGAGTACAGGGCTTCGTTAGCCCCCGAGATGGCGAAGCTTCCGGAGAGGGAACGCAAGATCCTCTACCTGCGGTTCTTCAAAGGCCTGACGCAGTCCGAGATCGCCGAGCGCCTCGACATCTCGCAGATGCACGTCTCGCGCCTGCT